A window of the Desulfurellaceae bacterium genome harbors these coding sequences:
- a CDS encoding LLM class flavin-dependent oxidoreductase: protein MKFGIFYELQTPEPWREGAEQQVFREALEQAELADRLGIEYFWEVEHHFLEEYSHSSAPEVFLAAVSQRTKRMRIGHGIVALPHAYNPPARVAERIATLDLVSDGRLEFGTGETSSDMELDGFQIPRAEKRAMWEESLQAITRMFVEVPFAGHSGQYLNMPARNVVPKPTQKPHPPLWVACSRRDTILTAARKGIGALTFAFVSPQEAERWVTDYYRTLAEECVPVGFSVNPHIATVAGFMCDCDGDRARQKGTDGALFFAYSLAHYYYLSHHQHRPGQTNVYELFEQEKHLMGLDPESVDQAGFSPGSNVVDPGGLASLTAAIGSPDELRTKLREYETAGVDQMILIAQAGKNRHEDICESLELFAREVMPEFQDRDEHRQQEKARRLEPIMDRLNPLLATKLEEARARAANVTDTIAATGSL, encoded by the coding sequence ATGAAATTCGGGATTTTTTACGAACTGCAAACCCCCGAGCCGTGGCGGGAGGGAGCCGAACAGCAGGTCTTCCGTGAAGCCCTGGAGCAGGCCGAGCTGGCCGACCGGCTGGGCATCGAGTATTTCTGGGAGGTCGAGCATCACTTTCTGGAGGAATACTCGCACTCCAGCGCACCCGAGGTCTTCCTGGCTGCGGTGAGCCAACGCACCAAGCGGATGCGCATCGGCCACGGGATTGTCGCCCTGCCCCACGCCTATAATCCGCCCGCCCGGGTGGCCGAACGCATCGCCACGCTGGATCTGGTCAGCGACGGACGGCTGGAGTTCGGCACCGGGGAAACCAGCTCGGACATGGAGTTGGACGGCTTCCAGATTCCGCGTGCAGAAAAGCGCGCCATGTGGGAAGAGTCGCTGCAGGCGATTACCCGCATGTTCGTGGAAGTCCCGTTTGCCGGCCATAGCGGCCAGTATCTGAACATGCCGGCCCGGAATGTCGTGCCCAAGCCGACCCAGAAACCCCACCCGCCGCTGTGGGTGGCGTGTTCGCGGCGTGACACAATCTTGACGGCGGCGCGCAAAGGCATTGGCGCCCTGACCTTCGCCTTTGTCAGTCCCCAGGAAGCCGAGCGGTGGGTCACCGATTACTATCGAACGCTGGCCGAGGAATGTGTCCCGGTCGGCTTCAGCGTGAACCCCCATATTGCCACCGTGGCCGGCTTCATGTGCGACTGTGACGGCGACCGCGCGCGCCAAAAGGGTACCGACGGCGCCCTGTTCTTCGCCTACTCGCTGGCCCACTACTACTATTTGAGTCATCACCAGCACCGCCCCGGCCAGACGAATGTGTACGAGCTGTTTGAGCAAGAGAAACACCTGATGGGTCTCGACCCCGAGTCGGTCGACCAAGCCGGCTTCAGCCCCGGCAGTAATGTCGTCGATCCGGGTGGCTTGGCCAGTCTGACCGCAGCGATCGGCTCACCAGACGAGCTGCGCACAAAGCTGCGCGAGTATGAAACCGCCGGCGTCGATCAGATGATCCTGATTGCCCAGGCCGGAAAAAACCGCCACGAGGACATCTGCGAATCGCTGGAGCTGTTCGCCAGGGAAGTCATGCCCGAATTTCAAGACCGCGATGAACACCGCCAGCAGGAAAAAGCACGGCGGCTGGAGCCGATCATGGACCGCCTGAATCCGTTGTTAGCGACCAAGCTGGAGGAGGCCAGGGCGCGGGCGGCGAATGTGACGGACACCATCGCCGCCACAGGCTCGTTGTAG
- a CDS encoding LLM class F420-dependent oxidoreductase: MRYGLHLANGVSVTDPAVLKDVCQLAEELGYESILIGDHVLPPRKINSKFPLPVEDPQIHRYQDQHWPDCFAMLGFMASITSSVRLGTSVFIVPYRHPAVTAKMIATLDKLSNGRIIAGIGSGWIEEEFNFLNAPFAERGRMTDEYIEVMKALWTDAHPRIEGRFVTIDRDVNFGPYPVHKPHPPIWVGGNTTAALRRVVRCADGWQPAGLMPDVIGQKLDQLRSLMAEAGRDFSQLEITCMVGTDATEAVADVFDKLGAHVLYGLVSATDEETPQLFAEIRRYAETMSQRG, encoded by the coding sequence ATGCGATACGGTTTACACTTGGCTAACGGCGTGTCGGTCACCGATCCGGCCGTGCTCAAAGATGTCTGCCAGCTGGCCGAAGAGCTGGGCTATGAGTCGATCCTGATCGGCGACCACGTCCTGCCGCCGCGCAAGATCAACTCCAAGTTTCCGCTGCCGGTCGAGGACCCCCAGATCCACAGGTATCAGGACCAGCACTGGCCGGACTGCTTTGCCATGCTGGGCTTCATGGCCTCCATCACCTCCAGCGTCCGGCTCGGAACCAGCGTCTTTATCGTTCCCTATCGGCATCCTGCGGTCACGGCCAAGATGATCGCCACGCTCGACAAGCTGTCCAACGGGCGCATTATTGCCGGCATCGGCAGCGGCTGGATCGAAGAGGAGTTCAATTTTCTGAACGCCCCGTTTGCCGAGCGGGGACGCATGACCGACGAATACATCGAGGTCATGAAAGCCCTGTGGACGGACGCCCATCCGCGTATCGAGGGCCGTTTCGTGACCATTGACCGGGACGTGAACTTTGGCCCCTACCCGGTCCACAAGCCTCACCCGCCGATCTGGGTCGGCGGCAACACCACGGCCGCCCTGCGCCGCGTCGTGCGCTGCGCCGACGGCTGGCAACCGGCCGGCCTGATGCCGGACGTTATCGGCCAGAAGCTCGACCAGCTGCGCTCGCTGATGGCCGAGGCGGGACGCGATTTCAGCCAGCTCGAAATCACCTGCATGGTCGGCACGGACGCGACCGAGGCGGTGGCCGATGTCTTCGACAAGCTGGGCGCCCACGTCCTGTACGGTCTGGTGTCAGCGACCGACGAAGAAACGCCTCAGCTGTTTGCCGAGATCAGGCGCTACGCCGAAACCATGTCGCAGCGCGGCTAA
- a CDS encoding purine/pyrimidine permease yields MARKPANLISGVDDTPSPSVVLVLGLQHLVVVCGASVFAVAVVRGIGGTTGQAELLVQVSLLVAGIGTMLQALRTGPVGSGYLCPHVCGPSYLPASLLAAQTGGLSLMLGMTVLAGCFEALFARVLPRLRALFPPEIVGLVVMIVGLSLLPIAVSGFVGITATDPVSEVRELLVAGLTLVVMVGLSVWGQGAWRLYGVLIGLGAGYCAAYVGGVLTALDLQSLHQAPVLAAPSVGTLGWSFDLALLVPFLLTGLASALKSVGDLTVCQKTNDAEWKRPNMGSISRGLLAEAIGTITAGLLGGVGQSTSSTNIAVSLASGATSRVIAFAAGSLLIGCAFLPKVATVFALMPTPVMGALLIFTASFMLIAGIQLISSRMLDTRKTFVVGISLLFGLSVNVLPQVYAQVPAQLAPLFSSPLSVTLVVAIGLNLLFRIGIAVRRSFAFVPGLDSPDKVIAFMETCGAAWGARPDVISRGSTLLTEFFEGLVGAGLAKGPLQTEVSFDEFNLDIDLWYEGGLIELPVTHPPTPDELLSDNTAVARLSAFLVSRSADGVTSELHDGRCHVRFHLEH; encoded by the coding sequence ATGGCGCGTAAACCGGCAAACCTGATTTCCGGGGTGGACGACACGCCGAGCCCCTCGGTCGTCCTTGTCCTCGGCCTGCAACATCTTGTTGTTGTCTGCGGTGCCTCGGTCTTCGCCGTCGCGGTTGTCCGAGGGATAGGCGGAACCACTGGGCAGGCTGAGCTGCTGGTCCAAGTGTCCCTGCTCGTCGCAGGCATAGGAACGATGTTGCAGGCCCTGCGCACCGGGCCGGTCGGCTCTGGATACCTGTGTCCGCACGTGTGCGGCCCGTCTTACCTGCCTGCCTCCCTCCTGGCGGCCCAGACCGGCGGCCTGTCCCTCATGTTGGGGATGACCGTCCTCGCCGGATGCTTCGAGGCGCTCTTTGCGCGGGTCCTGCCACGCTTACGGGCGCTCTTTCCGCCTGAGATAGTCGGGCTCGTTGTTATGATCGTTGGCTTGTCGCTACTCCCCATAGCGGTGTCAGGCTTTGTCGGGATCACGGCCACCGACCCTGTATCGGAGGTGCGAGAACTCCTGGTCGCCGGCCTGACGCTGGTCGTTATGGTTGGGCTCAGCGTATGGGGACAGGGTGCCTGGCGACTCTATGGTGTGCTCATCGGGCTGGGCGCCGGATACTGTGCCGCCTATGTGGGTGGCGTGCTGACCGCTCTCGATTTGCAATCCTTGCACCAGGCCCCGGTGCTCGCCGCTCCCAGTGTCGGGACGCTGGGCTGGTCCTTTGATCTGGCGCTCCTGGTCCCCTTCCTGCTGACCGGGCTCGCCTCCGCTCTGAAATCTGTTGGTGACCTGACGGTGTGTCAGAAAACGAACGATGCTGAGTGGAAACGACCCAACATGGGCTCTATCAGTCGTGGGCTACTGGCTGAGGCAATTGGCACGATCACCGCAGGACTCCTGGGCGGGGTCGGACAGTCTACGTCTTCGACCAACATCGCGGTCTCTCTTGCAAGCGGGGCAACGAGCCGCGTCATCGCCTTTGCGGCCGGTAGCCTGCTGATTGGCTGCGCGTTCTTGCCGAAAGTGGCGACCGTGTTCGCGCTGATGCCCACCCCGGTGATGGGAGCGTTGTTGATCTTCACGGCCAGCTTCATGCTTATTGCTGGCATCCAGCTCATCTCGTCTCGGATGCTGGATACCCGGAAGACTTTTGTGGTTGGCATTTCACTCCTGTTCGGCCTGAGTGTGAACGTCCTACCCCAGGTCTATGCGCAAGTCCCAGCCCAGCTGGCCCCTCTGTTCAGTTCTCCCCTGTCTGTCACCCTGGTGGTGGCTATTGGGCTCAATCTCCTTTTTCGGATCGGTATTGCCGTGCGTCGTTCCTTTGCGTTTGTGCCCGGCCTGGACTCTCCTGACAAAGTGATCGCCTTCATGGAGACCTGTGGAGCAGCCTGGGGCGCGCGCCCGGATGTGATCTCTCGCGGGAGTACGCTCCTGACCGAATTTTTCGAGGGCCTGGTCGGGGCCGGCCTGGCAAAGGGACCGCTCCAGACCGAGGTGAGTTTCGATGAGTTCAATCTGGATATCGACCTGTGGTATGAGGGAGGGCTGATCGAGCTGCCGGTCACGCATCCCCCTACGCCCGACGAGCTGCTGTCCGATAATACCGCGGTGGCCCGCCTGTCTGCCTTTCTCGTCAGTCGTTCCGCCGATGGGGTCACGAGCGAGTTGCACGACGGACGCTGCCATGTGCGTTTCCACCTGGAACACTGA
- a CDS encoding sodium:solute symporter family protein: protein MLISSLSVLILIAILWSLGWYAKRWVATDTDYLLAGRQVSLIPFAGSVTSIIPGITIQYGFMGWIWGASLPLVIGYCLFGIFASPYVRRSGAYTLPEWLEMRFDARTRLVVSIATLVGVAGLVAMNIVAMALIMTGFLGAPLWLMITLVLAGHLVFILLGGLWALTLTDVVQVLLGFVMLPGLVGYCAWTFGGWEMIQTSFVSSAPLSQGTAGTFPVWRLSYPSVFTVFLVVGMFIQWGGNYYWLRAASARSESVARWQYVIGGIVVVLVVHGALGILGLYAGSVHREEFLGTADPMSAYGMLMRSLPPWVALFGLVTALAATISTTSNAHMGITATLVRDLYQRFLHPQATSDQVLRMSRILTVVTGGGIWALSFYPGGPYFLLAISCALLGPAALVFLLGHRWSGLTATGAFWGTLLSMISMAIYEGLQLTGLISWSAHTVIIGTVVALPLIIGLSLFTATTPSVRSSGPLTLHDEHRRVLSLLGQGYTQMVEITDFLTLDTAHGNRLIEELIGAGLVQRQAGQGPHFFTLALTARGRQQPGTGTPDGETDSGATQDPIGLQVLEHIQASPRTLRALGASLGVQASTLGAVVSRLDRLGYLHNTGIWERRISLSQKGQTVLAASRAEQTPAIRPQ, encoded by the coding sequence ATGCTCATCTCCAGCCTGTCCGTCCTGATTCTCATTGCCATCCTGTGGTCTCTGGGCTGGTACGCCAAACGCTGGGTGGCCACCGATACCGACTATCTTTTAGCCGGGCGTCAGGTCAGCCTCATTCCTTTTGCCGGCAGTGTGACCAGCATTATCCCTGGTATCACGATCCAGTACGGATTCATGGGCTGGATCTGGGGGGCGAGTCTGCCCCTGGTCATCGGCTATTGTCTGTTCGGTATTTTTGCCAGTCCGTATGTGCGTCGGTCCGGCGCGTATACGCTGCCCGAATGGCTGGAGATGCGCTTCGATGCCCGAACCCGGCTGGTGGTGAGTATTGCGACCCTGGTTGGCGTGGCCGGCCTCGTCGCCATGAACATCGTCGCCATGGCGCTCATCATGACCGGCTTCCTGGGCGCCCCGCTGTGGCTGATGATCACGCTCGTGTTGGCCGGACACCTGGTCTTCATCCTCCTGGGCGGCCTGTGGGCCCTGACCCTGACCGATGTCGTGCAGGTGCTCCTGGGTTTTGTCATGCTGCCCGGTCTGGTCGGCTATTGCGCCTGGACCTTTGGCGGCTGGGAGATGATTCAGACCAGCTTTGTCTCGTCGGCCCCGCTCAGCCAGGGCACAGCCGGCACGTTTCCCGTGTGGCGGCTGAGCTATCCGAGCGTTTTTACGGTGTTTCTGGTCGTCGGCATGTTCATCCAATGGGGCGGAAACTATTACTGGCTGCGGGCCGCGTCGGCACGCTCGGAATCGGTCGCCCGTTGGCAGTATGTGATTGGGGGTATCGTCGTCGTTCTGGTCGTGCACGGCGCTTTAGGCATTCTCGGGCTGTATGCCGGCAGCGTCCACCGCGAGGAGTTTCTTGGCACGGCCGATCCGATGAGCGCGTACGGCATGCTGATGCGCAGTCTGCCGCCATGGGTCGCGCTGTTTGGGTTGGTGACGGCCTTAGCGGCGACCATTTCAACCACCAGCAACGCCCATATGGGGATCACCGCCACGCTGGTGCGCGATCTCTACCAGCGCTTTCTCCATCCCCAGGCTACCAGCGACCAGGTCTTGCGGATGAGCCGGATTCTGACCGTGGTGACTGGGGGGGGCATCTGGGCGCTGAGTTTTTACCCTGGCGGTCCGTATTTTCTGCTCGCCATCAGCTGTGCCCTGCTGGGACCGGCGGCACTGGTCTTTTTGCTCGGCCATCGGTGGTCGGGCCTGACTGCGACGGGCGCGTTCTGGGGAACCCTGCTGAGTATGATCAGCATGGCGATCTACGAGGGACTCCAGCTGACCGGCCTGATCAGCTGGTCAGCCCATACGGTGATTATTGGCACGGTGGTTGCCCTGCCCCTGATTATCGGGCTGTCTCTGTTCACCGCCACCACGCCCTCAGTCCGCAGCTCAGGACCATTGACCCTGCACGATGAGCATCGGCGCGTGCTGAGCCTGCTTGGCCAGGGCTATACCCAGATGGTCGAAATAACCGATTTTTTGACGCTTGATACCGCCCACGGCAACCGACTGATCGAGGAACTTATCGGAGCAGGTTTGGTCCAACGTCAGGCTGGGCAGGGACCTCATTTTTTTACCCTGGCTCTGACTGCTCGCGGCCGCCAGCAGCCGGGCACCGGCACCCCCGACGGTGAAACCGACAGCGGAGCGACACAGGATCCCATCGGATTACAGGTTCTCGAACACATACAGGCAAGCCCCAGGACGCTGCGTGCCCTGGGCGCAAGCCTGGGCGTCCAGGCCTCAACCCTCGGGGCGGTCGTGAGTCGTCTCGACCGGCTCGGCTATTTGCACAACACCGGGATTTGGGAACGGCGCATCTCCCTGTCTCAGAAAGGTCAGACCGTGCTGGCCGCGTCCCGCGCTGAGCAAACACCAGCAATACGCCCCCAATAA
- a CDS encoding amidohydrolase family protein gives MAYDLVIQNGTVIDGTGAQQFRADVAVTDGRIVELGDHLDGAAQTIDADGLMVAPGFIDPHTHYDAQICWDPQISCSAWHGVTSVVMGNCGVGLAPCRPQQHEALAWDLVNVEGMSYDVLSKGVGWGWESFAEYMRVPTRNGIGINMGFLMALTPLRSYVIGEHAQERAATPDETAQISALLGEGMQAGALGFSTTLATQHVGYKGRPLACRLASRDELASYAHVLRDLGYGAIEVNLGGAGSSIIPQEQLDMVDFLLTESQRPVTWLSVQTRNDQPTAHRELLDKTAALIRRGAIPQASCQPTELQFNLRNPFILGPYEVCHQLFNRSAEEQATIYADPAFRAAFRQAYTTSPKAFSGQWQHIQVCIVENPEHHDWLGKTIAELSQRQGKDPLDTFFDCALADKLGTSFSMAALNFDPPLLQEVVTDSRVMIGLSDAGAHVDMLCNTGYPTYLLGTWVRERQTMSWERAVQRITSEPARFFGLHERGTIARGKAADLVVFDPRTVGAGEKQLLEDLPGGEGRFVQYAEGIQSVLVNGVPIVADGRDCGQLPGQVLRAGRRQRSKGKGQKSKRQTR, from the coding sequence ATGGCATATGACCTCGTGATTCAAAACGGTACGGTGATTGACGGCACCGGCGCTCAGCAGTTCCGGGCCGATGTCGCCGTTACGGACGGTCGGATTGTGGAGCTTGGAGACCATCTCGACGGAGCAGCCCAGACCATTGACGCCGACGGGCTGATGGTCGCTCCCGGCTTTATCGACCCTCACACCCACTACGACGCCCAGATCTGTTGGGACCCCCAGATCAGCTGTTCGGCCTGGCACGGTGTGACCAGTGTGGTGATGGGCAACTGCGGCGTTGGCCTTGCCCCGTGCCGGCCGCAGCAGCACGAGGCCCTGGCCTGGGATCTGGTCAACGTCGAGGGCATGTCCTACGACGTGCTGTCCAAGGGCGTTGGCTGGGGCTGGGAGAGTTTCGCCGAATACATGCGGGTGCCGACCCGGAATGGGATCGGGATCAATATGGGCTTTCTCATGGCCCTGACGCCGCTGCGCTCGTATGTGATCGGCGAACACGCCCAGGAGCGGGCGGCCACCCCTGACGAAACGGCCCAGATCAGCGCACTGCTGGGCGAGGGCATGCAGGCCGGGGCGCTCGGCTTCTCGACCACCCTGGCCACCCAGCACGTCGGCTACAAGGGCCGTCCGCTGGCCTGCCGACTGGCCAGCCGTGACGAGCTGGCCAGCTATGCCCACGTCCTGCGCGACCTCGGCTATGGGGCGATTGAGGTCAATCTGGGCGGAGCCGGTTCGTCCATCATTCCCCAGGAACAGCTGGATATGGTTGACTTTCTGCTGACCGAAAGCCAGCGCCCAGTCACCTGGCTGTCGGTCCAGACCCGCAACGATCAGCCCACCGCTCACCGTGAGCTGCTGGACAAGACCGCCGCCCTGATTCGGCGCGGGGCGATTCCTCAGGCCAGCTGTCAGCCGACCGAACTCCAGTTCAACCTGCGTAACCCGTTTATTCTGGGGCCGTACGAGGTGTGTCACCAGCTGTTCAACCGTTCGGCCGAAGAGCAGGCCACAATTTATGCCGATCCGGCCTTCCGGGCGGCTTTTCGTCAAGCCTACACCACCAGCCCCAAGGCGTTCAGCGGCCAGTGGCAGCATATTCAGGTGTGTATCGTTGAAAACCCCGAGCACCACGACTGGCTGGGCAAGACGATTGCCGAGCTGAGCCAGCGCCAGGGCAAAGATCCCCTGGATACCTTTTTTGACTGTGCCCTGGCCGACAAGCTGGGTACCAGCTTTTCCATGGCCGCCCTGAATTTCGATCCTCCGCTGCTGCAAGAAGTGGTGACCGATTCACGGGTGATGATCGGCCTGTCCGACGCCGGGGCGCATGTCGATATGCTGTGTAACACCGGCTATCCGACCTATTTGTTGGGCACCTGGGTGCGCGAGCGGCAGACCATGAGCTGGGAGCGCGCGGTGCAGCGCATCACGTCCGAGCCGGCGCGCTTCTTCGGCCTACACGAGCGGGGCACGATTGCCCGTGGCAAGGCTGCCGACCTGGTGGTGTTCGACCCACGCACGGTCGGGGCGGGGGAGAAACAACTGCTCGAAGATCTGCCGGGCGGGGAGGGCCGCTTTGTCCAGTACGCCGAAGGCATCCAGTCGGTGCTGGTCAACGGCGTGCCGATCGTGGCCGACGGCCGGGACTGTGGCCAGCTGCCGGGCCAGGTGTTGCGAGCCGGCCGGCGGCAAAGGTCAAAGGGCAAAGGGCAAAAGTCAAAACGGCAGACACGCTAG
- a CDS encoding VOC family protein: MTIELNHLIVPAHDKEESVRFYERIFGFKYEGPMGHFAPIKLPSQSLTLDFDNRESFQPAHYAFKVSEAEFDEIFGRIVNADLVYGSEPWTLDDMQLNHWNGGRGVYFRDPNGHILELLTRDYTAEQMNRSD; encoded by the coding sequence ATGACCATCGAGCTCAACCACCTGATCGTTCCCGCCCATGATAAGGAAGAATCCGTGCGCTTCTACGAGCGCATATTCGGGTTCAAGTACGAAGGCCCGATGGGCCACTTCGCACCCATCAAGCTCCCCAGTCAGTCCCTGACGCTGGACTTCGACAATCGCGAATCTTTCCAGCCCGCGCACTACGCCTTCAAAGTGAGCGAGGCCGAGTTTGACGAGATCTTTGGGCGTATCGTGAACGCTGACCTGGTCTATGGCAGCGAGCCGTGGACGCTCGACGACATGCAGCTCAACCACTGGAACGGCGGGCGCGGGGTCTATTTCCGGGACCCGAATGGCCATATCCTCGAACTCTTGACCCGCGACTATACGGCCGAGCAGATGAACAGGTCGGATTAG
- a CDS encoding aminotransferase class V-fold PLP-dependent enzyme, producing the protein MRDLARQAAEFLVERIENLPAGDAWEGDFRQELEKQLMEDAPEDGRPAAEVLERAARQILPVAVQHDHPRFFAFIPSSPTWPGVLADFLAAGYNINTVTWLVASGPSQLELVVIDWFRRWLGYPDSAGGLFTSGGSAGCLDALVAAREAAGHPERATVYMSDQSHSVLSRAAMIIGVRSEGVRTVPSDGDFRMDLEALRRTVADDRAAGFTPIAVCANAGASSTGAVDPLGAMADYCQAEGIWLHADAAYGGFAVVTDKGKRLLAGIERADSIGLDAHKWFFQPYEAGCLLVKDASTLENVFALHHDVLQDTVWGANHPNFADRGLQLSRSFRALKVWMSVQTFGLAAFRRAVAKGMELAGRAEEHVRASPLLEITNPASLGIVCFRINPADAAIADEALEEINRNVLARIFWEDPALISSTLLRGTFSLRLCIMNHTTTWDDVRQTLEAIERFGRDALSKGGHGA; encoded by the coding sequence ATGCGTGACCTCGCGCGCCAGGCAGCCGAGTTCTTGGTGGAACGGATTGAGAACCTGCCCGCAGGAGATGCCTGGGAGGGAGATTTTCGCCAAGAGCTTGAGAAGCAACTGATGGAGGATGCGCCCGAGGACGGCCGACCGGCGGCAGAGGTCCTTGAACGAGCCGCACGCCAGATCCTCCCGGTGGCGGTGCAGCACGACCACCCCCGTTTCTTCGCCTTCATCCCCTCGTCGCCTACCTGGCCGGGGGTGCTGGCCGACTTTCTGGCTGCCGGGTACAACATCAACACCGTCACGTGGCTGGTCGCCAGCGGGCCGAGTCAGCTTGAGCTGGTCGTCATCGACTGGTTCCGGCGCTGGCTCGGCTATCCGGACAGCGCGGGTGGGCTTTTCACCAGCGGCGGCTCGGCGGGCTGCCTCGACGCCCTCGTCGCAGCGCGGGAAGCGGCCGGCCATCCCGAGCGTGCGACGGTGTACATGAGCGACCAGAGCCATAGCGTGCTCAGCCGGGCAGCGATGATCATCGGCGTGCGGTCGGAGGGCGTGCGCACAGTCCCGAGCGACGGGGACTTCCGCATGGACCTGGAGGCGCTCAGACGCACCGTGGCCGACGACCGCGCCGCAGGCTTCACCCCCATTGCGGTGTGCGCAAACGCCGGAGCGAGCAGCACCGGAGCCGTCGATCCGCTCGGAGCGATGGCGGACTACTGCCAGGCGGAAGGCATCTGGCTGCACGCCGACGCCGCGTACGGCGGCTTTGCCGTCGTGACCGACAAGGGCAAAAGGCTCTTGGCCGGGATTGAGCGCGCCGATTCGATTGGGCTGGACGCGCACAAGTGGTTCTTCCAGCCTTACGAGGCGGGCTGCCTGCTGGTGAAGGACGCCAGCACGCTGGAGAACGTCTTCGCCCTCCACCACGATGTCCTCCAGGACACGGTATGGGGCGCAAACCATCCCAACTTCGCAGACCGGGGTCTGCAACTGAGCCGCTCGTTTCGGGCCTTGAAGGTGTGGATGTCGGTCCAGACCTTTGGCTTGGCCGCGTTCCGGCGCGCCGTGGCAAAGGGAATGGAACTGGCCGGCCGGGCAGAAGAGCATGTCCGGGCGAGCCCGCTCCTGGAGATCACGAACCCGGCCTCGCTCGGGATCGTGTGCTTCCGGATCAACCCTGCGGACGCGGCCATCGCCGATGAAGCCCTGGAAGAGATCAACCGTAATGTGCTCGCCCGCATCTTTTGGGAAGACCCCGCGCTCATCTCCTCAACGCTGCTTCGGGGGACGTTCTCTCTGCGGCTGTGCATCATGAACCACACCACGACCTGGGACGACGTGCGCCAGACCCTGGAGGCTATCGAGCGGTTCGGGAGGGACGCCTTATCGAAAGGTGGGCATGGCGCGTAA
- a CDS encoding DUF1329 domain-containing protein, which produces MPLHPACPRVRLVLWSVILLVCSLGWASAGLAQSPAKTWKTLDELSAQALQTLDLRTTTPRDAQIPYLPAEAYPFSPPYTAEELAYLAFDLDAPRPRFSHIWLSVVQSMTADGHILGTLKNNTAILYHPADGGALMRLPAGQEYMRGLLQFTNPPAADGRQSLWMEYRTDQEFTKKQDRYSYTPAQRRIRRQPQPRRETRFLNDAQTFDDLQGRDPWEFSWQLIGTDVLYDTVRFPDTRPTITLTRPDGSSYDQDTTQIKMMGEGYPAYRPDGGVETYVVEALPRPEWLSDYYCGKLLYWIDTQVFYPLRVEQYDRDGNLLLVSERLARQEYPEDGRLGYTPLIFLFWRTDLDLLTAGVHDYHKKMDWQSDWETYFSPEFLRRGWLVSPNKTYADVPRPDQFYLRPQLYPDKFPNQRHIRLTPRVTARIAAQERAGHLVFEVNDQPSAGPPTGGSRRE; this is translated from the coding sequence ATGCCTCTCCATCCGGCCTGCCCCAGAGTCAGGCTGGTGCTGTGGTCGGTCATCCTGCTTGTGTGTAGCCTTGGCTGGGCGTCCGCCGGCCTGGCTCAATCCCCAGCCAAAACCTGGAAAACTCTCGACGAGCTGTCGGCCCAAGCACTGCAAACGCTGGACCTGCGCACCACCACCCCGCGTGATGCCCAGATTCCCTATCTGCCCGCCGAAGCGTATCCGTTCTCACCCCCCTATACCGCCGAAGAACTGGCCTATCTGGCCTTTGATCTTGACGCGCCCCGACCGCGCTTCTCGCACATCTGGCTCAGTGTCGTGCAGAGCATGACGGCCGATGGCCATATCCTGGGGACACTCAAGAACAATACCGCCATCCTCTACCATCCTGCGGATGGGGGTGCCCTGATGCGTCTGCCGGCCGGCCAGGAGTATATGCGGGGATTGCTCCAGTTCACCAATCCTCCGGCAGCAGATGGACGCCAGAGCCTGTGGATGGAGTACCGGACCGATCAAGAATTCACCAAGAAGCAAGACCGCTATAGCTATACCCCGGCCCAGCGTCGTATTCGTCGCCAGCCTCAGCCGCGACGGGAGACCCGTTTCCTGAACGACGCACAGACGTTTGACGATCTCCAGGGGCGGGATCCGTGGGAATTTTCCTGGCAGCTGATCGGGACGGATGTGTTGTACGACACCGTCCGTTTTCCCGATACACGGCCGACGATTACCCTCACCCGGCCGGACGGCTCGTCGTATGACCAAGACACGACCCAGATAAAAATGATGGGTGAGGGCTACCCGGCCTACCGGCCTGACGGCGGGGTGGAGACGTACGTGGTGGAGGCGCTGCCACGCCCGGAGTGGCTGTCCGACTATTACTGCGGCAAGCTGCTGTACTGGATCGATACGCAGGTCTTCTATCCGCTGCGGGTCGAGCAGTATGATCGAGACGGGAATCTTCTGCTGGTATCGGAGCGTCTGGCGCGTCAGGAATATCCAGAGGATGGGAGACTCGGCTATACTCCGCTCATTTTTCTGTTCTGGCGGACCGACCTTGATCTGCTGACGGCCGGTGTCCACGACTACCATAAAAAGATGGACTGGCAGTCTGACTGGGAGACGTATTTCAGCCCTGAGTTTCTGCGCCGGGGATGGCTCGTGAGTCCGAACAAGACCTATGCCGACGTGCCACGGCCCGACCAGTTTTATTTGCGGCCGCAGCTCTACCCGGACAAATTTCCCAACCAGCGCCACATCCGACTCACGCCCCGTGTTACGGCTCGCATTGCGGCTCAGGAACGGGCCGGCCATCTGGTCTTTGAGGTCAACGACCAGCCCTCAGCCGGGCCGCCGACCGGAGGATCACGCCGAGAGTGA